A genomic segment from Streptomyces antibioticus encodes:
- a CDS encoding ABC transporter substrate-binding protein, which yields MSARLTPRPAAPTVRPARARRLRTAALSAGLATVLVAALSACGDGASASAGGSTLKWTSSYFPSHWDPVVSGSGAQFRELALVYASLTRTDEKGNAVPDLAESWEYNDKGDQITFHLRSGLKFSDGEPVDAQAVKAAVERAQKQKNSALFGDLTSIKSVTADGLDAVISLTQVDYQIPQLLGQRVLQIASPKAAKSPTELDRNPVGAGPFVVTQLVPGTKAVLKKNPDYWDADNIHIDNVELTSAPDASTVVSGLQTGVYNFADIDPSQADAAKKAGLDVFVQPGFNASNLSLNINKAPFDDDRVVDAVRHAINRQEFVDKLTFGYGEATDQPFPKGYVAYDPKSADTYAYDPEKAKKLLAEAGHESGDIKLDLVIPAEDPQAEIVQSQLAKVGITVTIKIDKNWATPFFAKNLTFSLYGTTGRDSAVQTLTAHFGPNGPLNLSSPYEPAGFEAAVAKVRQTPLDAPDYTEVLRSATRAGLESKALVFTYSSPNLIAKSKNISDLPKNPAHIDWTGVTISGGN from the coding sequence ATGTCCGCACGCCTCACGCCCCGTCCCGCCGCACCGACCGTCCGACCCGCTCGCGCCCGCCGGCTGCGCACCGCGGCCCTGAGCGCCGGCCTCGCCACCGTGCTGGTCGCCGCGCTGAGCGCCTGCGGCGACGGGGCCTCGGCCTCCGCCGGCGGCTCCACCCTGAAGTGGACGTCGTCCTACTTCCCCTCCCACTGGGACCCGGTCGTCTCCGGCAGCGGTGCCCAGTTCCGTGAACTCGCCCTGGTGTACGCCTCGTTGACCCGCACCGACGAGAAGGGCAACGCCGTGCCCGACCTGGCCGAGAGCTGGGAGTACAACGACAAGGGCGACCAGATCACCTTCCACCTCCGCTCCGGCCTGAAGTTCAGCGACGGCGAGCCCGTCGACGCGCAGGCCGTCAAGGCGGCCGTGGAACGCGCCCAGAAGCAGAAGAACTCCGCGCTCTTCGGCGACCTGACGTCCATCAAGTCCGTGACGGCCGACGGCCTGGACGCGGTGATCAGCCTGACCCAGGTCGACTACCAGATACCCCAGCTCCTCGGTCAGCGCGTGCTCCAGATCGCCAGCCCCAAGGCGGCGAAGTCGCCCACCGAACTGGACCGCAACCCGGTCGGCGCGGGCCCGTTCGTCGTCACCCAGCTCGTGCCGGGCACCAAGGCGGTCCTCAAGAAGAACCCGGACTACTGGGACGCGGACAACATCCACATCGACAACGTCGAACTCACCTCCGCCCCCGACGCCTCCACCGTCGTCTCCGGACTCCAGACCGGCGTCTACAACTTCGCCGACATCGACCCCAGCCAGGCCGACGCCGCCAAGAAGGCCGGCCTCGACGTCTTCGTCCAGCCCGGGTTCAACGCCTCCAACCTCAGCCTGAACATCAACAAGGCGCCCTTCGACGACGACCGGGTGGTGGACGCCGTACGCCACGCGATCAACCGTCAGGAGTTCGTGGACAAGCTGACGTTCGGCTACGGCGAGGCCACCGACCAGCCCTTCCCCAAGGGGTACGTGGCCTACGACCCCAAGTCGGCCGACACCTACGCCTACGACCCCGAGAAGGCCAAGAAGCTGCTCGCCGAGGCCGGACACGAGTCCGGCGACATCAAGCTCGACCTGGTCATCCCCGCGGAGGATCCGCAGGCCGAGATCGTGCAGTCGCAGCTCGCCAAGGTCGGCATCACCGTCACCATCAAGATCGACAAGAACTGGGCGACGCCGTTCTTCGCCAAGAACCTCACCTTCTCCCTCTACGGCACCACCGGCCGGGACTCCGCGGTGCAGACCCTCACCGCCCACTTCGGCCCCAACGGCCCGCTGAACCTCAGCTCCCCCTACGAGCCCGCCGGTTTCGAGGCCGCCGTCGCCAAGGTCCGTCAGACCCCGCTCGACGCCCCGGACTACACCGAGGTCCTGCGGTCCGCGACCCGGGCCGGCCTGGAGAGCAAGGCGCTCGTCTTCACCTACTCCTCGCCCAACCTCATCGCCAAGAGCAAGAACATCTCCGACCTGCCGAAGAACCCCGCGCACATCGACTGGACCGGAGTGACCATCTCCGGCGGCAACTGA
- a CDS encoding ABC transporter permease, with amino-acid sequence MTTTEAQAPPVRRRGVVAARTRRTSLRVLATLARSVAIFIPVFLVATFVTFALRSLSGLSPARIQLGEDATPEAIARIEAEWGLDRPFLVQYGDWFSGVLHGQLGTSWTNGADISTLIGLGLGVSLSVATFALVIGVVVGFVLGTVAALRRTTWVDRAITGFVTVISVMPAFVVGIVLVAVFAVGLGLFPSAGYVPAEQGFGPWLAHITLPAVALSFDVVADVARQLRSSLVAAYRENYVTGAVVRGLGPRRIFFRHVLRNGLGPALATLGLKFPALVGASVVTEWIFGLQGFGRFANDAAQAGDVPAVQGVLVVSIVLVVSFNLIVNLVLARVMPAARRGV; translated from the coding sequence ATGACGACGACCGAGGCACAGGCCCCGCCTGTCCGACGTCGCGGGGTCGTGGCGGCCAGGACGCGGCGCACCTCGCTCCGCGTCCTGGCGACCCTGGCCCGATCCGTTGCGATCTTCATACCGGTCTTTCTGGTCGCCACGTTCGTGACGTTCGCACTGCGCTCCCTCAGCGGACTCAGCCCGGCCAGGATCCAGCTCGGCGAGGACGCCACCCCCGAGGCCATCGCCAGGATCGAGGCCGAATGGGGCCTCGACCGGCCCTTCCTGGTCCAGTACGGCGACTGGTTCTCCGGCGTCCTGCACGGACAGCTCGGCACGAGCTGGACCAACGGCGCCGACATCTCCACCCTCATCGGCCTGGGCCTCGGCGTCAGCCTGTCGGTGGCGACCTTCGCCCTGGTCATCGGCGTCGTCGTCGGCTTCGTCCTCGGCACCGTCGCCGCCCTGCGCCGCACCACCTGGGTCGACCGCGCGATCACCGGCTTCGTCACCGTCATCTCGGTGATGCCGGCGTTCGTGGTCGGTATCGTGCTGGTCGCCGTGTTCGCCGTCGGCCTCGGCCTCTTCCCGTCGGCCGGATACGTCCCCGCCGAGCAGGGGTTCGGCCCCTGGCTCGCCCACATCACCCTCCCGGCGGTGGCGCTCAGCTTCGACGTCGTCGCCGACGTCGCCCGCCAGCTCCGCTCCAGCCTCGTCGCCGCCTACCGCGAGAACTATGTGACCGGCGCCGTCGTCCGGGGGCTCGGACCGCGCCGGATCTTCTTCCGGCACGTGCTGCGCAACGGCCTCGGCCCCGCCCTCGCCACCCTCGGACTGAAGTTCCCCGCGCTGGTCGGCGCCTCCGTCGTCACCGAGTGGATCTTCGGCCTCCAGGGCTTCGGACGGTTCGCCAACGACGCCGCCCAGGCCGGTGACGTCCCCGCCGTCCAAGGCGTCCTGGTCGTCTCGATCGTGCTGGTCGTCTCCTTCAACCTGATCGTCAACCTGGTGCTGGCCCGCGTCATGCCGGCCGCCCGACGGGGAGTGTGA
- a CDS encoding ABC transporter permease encodes MVRRVLSLTSGRIAVAVLAVIALLALLGPLLAPQDPLATSDTTLAPLSGAHWLGTDYLGRDVLSRLLDGSRVSVLGSLEVALTALLVGAVPGILSVHLGRVFEWITLRLTDTLVALPFLLFAVAVIALLGNGLTQAMLVTGVLVSPLFYRVARAATLAVARSPYVEAALVSGASVGWIVRRHVWGKVLPPVAVAFAQTVGVGFVIVSSLTFLGIGVQPPAPTWGGLLASDLGYLSHRPWAPLVPALLIMATVWAANLLADAIRDVSGEAGRALVNDRKARARRRDQAGPAPSGGAA; translated from the coding sequence ATGGTGCGCCGCGTCCTCTCCCTCACCTCCGGGCGGATCGCGGTGGCGGTCCTCGCCGTCATCGCCCTGCTCGCCCTCCTCGGCCCGCTGCTCGCCCCGCAGGACCCCCTCGCCACCAGCGACACCACCCTCGCCCCGCTCTCCGGCGCCCACTGGCTCGGCACCGACTACCTCGGCCGTGACGTCCTCAGCCGCCTCCTCGACGGCTCCCGCGTCAGCGTCCTCGGCTCGCTGGAGGTCGCCCTCACCGCGCTGCTCGTCGGAGCGGTCCCCGGCATCCTCTCCGTCCACCTCGGCCGGGTCTTCGAATGGATCACGCTCCGGCTGACGGACACCCTGGTCGCCCTGCCGTTCCTGCTGTTCGCGGTCGCCGTCATCGCCCTGCTCGGCAACGGCCTCACCCAGGCCATGCTGGTCACCGGCGTCCTGGTCTCACCGCTGTTCTACCGGGTGGCCCGCGCCGCCACCCTGGCCGTCGCCCGCTCCCCGTACGTCGAGGCGGCGCTCGTCTCCGGCGCCTCCGTCGGCTGGATCGTCCGCCGCCACGTCTGGGGCAAGGTCCTGCCGCCGGTCGCCGTCGCGTTCGCCCAGACCGTCGGCGTCGGCTTCGTCATCGTCTCCAGCCTCACCTTCCTCGGGATCGGCGTCCAACCCCCCGCCCCCACCTGGGGCGGACTCCTCGCCTCCGACCTCGGCTACCTCAGCCACCGCCCCTGGGCCCCGCTCGTCCCCGCCCTGCTGATCATGGCCACGGTGTGGGCGGCCAACCTGCTGGCCGACGCCATCCGCGACGTCTCCGGCGAGGCGGGCCGTGCCCTCGTCAACGACCGCAAGGCCCGCGCCCGGCGCCGCGACCAGGCAGGCCCCGCCCCCTCCGGAGGTGCCGCGTGA
- a CDS encoding ABC transporter ATP-binding protein produces MTPLTSKTAPAPTALPTAAPEPAPPASPVLSVRDVRITDRAGGREIVHGVSFDLTPGRAVGIVGESGSGKTLTCRATLGILPPHFEVSAGTVEIGGTPIDTLTPRQWTELRGATISAVFQDPASYLNPSLRVGPQIAEVVRVKKGLGRRPARQRALDLLRAVHLREPELVYGQYPFELSGGMLQRVLIAAAVAADPQILIADEATTALDVTVQAEILDLLDDLRERTGLALVVVSHDLAVVAQLCDEVLVMRQGEVVEQGPTRSVLHAPRHPYTRLLIAEHEQYGLEKFRTPKEEA; encoded by the coding sequence GTGACCCCCCTGACCTCGAAAACAGCCCCGGCCCCGACCGCGCTGCCCACAGCCGCTCCGGAGCCCGCGCCCCCGGCCTCCCCCGTCCTGTCCGTACGCGACGTCCGGATCACCGACCGGGCCGGCGGCCGCGAGATCGTGCACGGCGTCAGCTTCGACCTCACCCCGGGCCGCGCGGTCGGCATCGTCGGCGAGTCCGGCAGCGGCAAGACCCTCACCTGCCGCGCCACCCTGGGCATCCTGCCGCCCCACTTCGAGGTGAGCGCCGGCACGGTCGAGATCGGCGGCACCCCGATCGACACGCTCACCCCCCGGCAGTGGACCGAGCTGCGCGGCGCCACCATCAGCGCCGTCTTCCAGGACCCCGCCTCCTACCTCAACCCCTCCCTGCGCGTCGGCCCGCAGATCGCCGAGGTCGTCCGCGTGAAGAAGGGACTGGGGCGGCGCCCCGCCCGGCAGCGCGCCCTCGACCTGCTGCGCGCGGTCCATCTGCGCGAACCCGAACTCGTCTACGGCCAGTACCCGTTCGAACTCTCCGGCGGCATGCTTCAACGCGTCCTGATCGCCGCCGCCGTGGCCGCCGACCCGCAGATCCTGATCGCCGACGAGGCCACCACCGCGCTCGACGTCACCGTCCAGGCCGAGATCCTCGACCTCCTCGACGACCTCCGTGAACGCACCGGCCTCGCGCTGGTCGTCGTCTCGCACGACCTCGCCGTCGTCGCCCAGCTTTGCGACGAGGTCCTCGTCATGCGCCAGGGCGAGGTCGTCGAACAGGGCCCGACCCGCTCCGTCCTCCACGCCCCGCGCCACCCCTACACCCGCCTCCTGATCGCCGAACACGAGCAGTACGGCCTGGAAAAGTTCCGCACCCCCAAGGAGGAGGCGTGA
- a CDS encoding ATP-binding cassette domain-containing protein, whose amino-acid sequence MTTPPAPAPAAPTPPAPTPAAPVLEITGLDVHYGRRAALRGVTLSVAPGETVGIIGETGSGKSTLARAALGLVGVSAGSVVVGGHDVTGYRRRQWRALRRKGVLQYVFQDPLRSLDPDLTVVESLTEPLLVQGVPHAEAVERARAFLPRVRLTEDLLERLPGELSGGQRQRVAVARALVTEPRLVILDEPVSALDSANRVQILEILKELRADGVALVFISHDLGSVAGIADRIAVLYQGELVEDGATADVVNRPRHPYTRLLLSSAPTLHGTRSDRAERDALRALLHV is encoded by the coding sequence GTGACCACGCCACCCGCACCCGCGCCGGCCGCACCCACGCCACCCGCACCCACGCCGGCCGCACCCGTACTGGAAATCACCGGCCTGGACGTGCACTACGGCCGCCGCGCCGCGCTCCGCGGGGTCACCCTCAGCGTCGCGCCCGGGGAGACCGTAGGCATCATCGGTGAGACCGGGTCCGGCAAGTCCACGCTCGCGCGTGCCGCGCTCGGTCTGGTGGGGGTGTCGGCCGGGTCCGTCGTCGTCGGCGGGCATGACGTCACCGGCTATCGAAGGCGTCAGTGGCGGGCGCTGCGCCGCAAGGGTGTCCTCCAGTACGTCTTCCAGGACCCGCTGCGCAGTCTCGACCCCGATCTCACCGTCGTCGAGTCGCTCACCGAACCCCTGCTCGTCCAGGGCGTGCCGCATGCCGAGGCGGTCGAGCGGGCCCGGGCGTTCCTGCCCCGGGTCCGTCTCACCGAGGATCTCCTCGAACGGCTGCCCGGTGAACTCTCCGGCGGTCAGCGGCAGCGTGTCGCCGTCGCCCGCGCCCTGGTCACCGAGCCCCGGCTGGTCATCCTCGACGAACCCGTCAGCGCCCTCGACTCCGCCAACCGCGTCCAGATCCTGGAGATCCTCAAGGAACTCCGCGCCGACGGCGTGGCCCTGGTCTTCATCTCCCACGACCTCGGATCCGTCGCCGGGATCGCCGACCGCATCGCCGTCCTCTACCAGGGCGAGCTGGTCGAGGACGGCGCCACCGCCGACGTCGTCAACCGCCCGCGACACCCCTACACCCGGCTGCTTCTCAGCTCCGCGCCCACCCTGCACGGCACCCGCTCCGACCGTGCCGAACGCGACGCCCTACGAGCCCTGTTGCACGTCTGA
- a CDS encoding LLM class flavin-dependent oxidoreductase encodes MPRTLHLALHPYGVGGPGQHGLWKDPRVAKNSSIDIDYYIRLAQAAEHALFDALFIVDSQFINATYPAHYLNRLEPLTLLSAVATHTRHIGLVGTASSTYNSPFNLARRFASLDHISGGRAGWNVVTSFDTGTSKNFGLDEHLDYTTRYGRALEFVQVARGLWDSYEDDAFPADVARGVFLDPAKLHALDHVGEHFKVAGPLNLSRSPQGQPVIFQAGVSEEGRDLAAQVAEGIYAPGGTLEQAQEYYADIKRRTAAYGRDPEHIKIFIHGGPVVASTDEKARLREREIFDEDNDFDRNLALLGRSFGAYDFSVHDLDAPFPDVAHLAEKGGRTGAAQLIERARKENMTLRQVAEAVNQFRQSPFVGAPDTVADTIERWFRADTLDGINLAFRTEEELEYFVDGVVPILQKRGLFRTEYASDTLRGNLGLPVPANRHTREPQLVDD; translated from the coding sequence ATGCCCCGCACCCTCCACCTCGCCCTCCACCCCTACGGCGTCGGCGGCCCCGGCCAGCACGGTCTGTGGAAGGACCCCCGGGTCGCGAAGAACTCCAGCATCGACATCGACTACTACATCCGCCTCGCCCAGGCCGCCGAACACGCCCTGTTCGACGCCCTGTTCATCGTCGACAGCCAGTTCATCAACGCCACCTACCCGGCGCACTACCTCAACCGCCTCGAACCCCTCACGCTCCTCTCCGCCGTGGCCACCCACACCCGGCACATCGGCCTGGTGGGCACCGCCAGTTCGACCTACAACTCGCCCTTCAACCTCGCCCGCCGCTTCGCCTCGCTCGACCACATCAGCGGCGGCCGGGCCGGCTGGAACGTCGTGACCAGCTTCGACACCGGCACCTCGAAGAACTTCGGGCTCGACGAACACCTCGACTACACCACCCGCTACGGCCGCGCCCTGGAGTTCGTCCAGGTCGCCCGCGGCCTGTGGGACTCCTACGAGGACGACGCCTTCCCCGCCGACGTCGCGCGCGGCGTCTTCCTCGACCCGGCCAAGCTGCACGCCCTCGACCACGTGGGCGAGCACTTCAAGGTGGCGGGCCCGCTGAACCTCTCCCGCTCCCCGCAGGGCCAGCCGGTCATCTTCCAGGCCGGCGTCTCCGAGGAGGGCCGCGACCTCGCCGCCCAGGTCGCCGAGGGCATCTACGCACCCGGCGGCACCCTGGAACAGGCCCAGGAGTACTACGCCGACATCAAGCGCCGCACCGCCGCCTACGGCCGCGACCCCGAGCACATCAAGATCTTCATCCACGGCGGCCCCGTCGTCGCCTCCACCGACGAGAAGGCCCGGCTGCGGGAACGCGAGATCTTCGACGAGGACAACGACTTCGACCGCAACCTCGCCCTCCTCGGCCGCTCCTTCGGCGCCTACGACTTCAGTGTCCACGACCTCGACGCCCCCTTCCCCGACGTCGCCCACCTCGCCGAGAAGGGCGGCCGCACCGGCGCCGCGCAGCTCATCGAGCGGGCCCGCAAGGAGAACATGACGCTGCGTCAAGTCGCCGAGGCCGTCAACCAGTTCCGGCAGTCCCCGTTCGTCGGCGCGCCGGACACCGTCGCCGACACCATCGAGCGCTGGTTCCGCGCGGACACCCTCGACGGCATCAACCTGGCCTTCCGCACCGAGGAGGAACTGGAGTACTTCGTGGACGGCGTCGTACCGATCCTCCAGAAGCGCGGCCTGTTCCGCACCGAGTACGCCTCCGACACCCTGCGCGGCAACCTCGGACTGCCCGTGCCCGCCAACCGCCACACCCGCGAGCCGCAGCTCGTGGACGACTGA
- a CDS encoding FAD-dependent monooxygenase, translated as MTAPAPAPAPTPAPALSPTGGRDVHTVRFPYGPPPAAVDVLIVGAGPVGLAAAVELTLRGVRTAVIDRARTATLVRAGAMGHTPRVVEHLRRWQLLQRVRDAWTYPPEWHRGIRLVTSLAGHELLPTPAPSFTARPTGTRHSLDEALRRPQTVFQQVFLERLAELGTGVHGGQELTALHEDADGVDAEVTDVTTGTVRTVRAAYVLGTDGGGSTTRRLAGIGREGEYATEKRLRLIVRTGDISARVGAAPSATNIVVNQRASGFLAAVSTREWRVYAGPYPLDHEPDEKELLDVGRAAFGFDLDLELVSATTFYHATRIARTFRRGRILLAGDAAHVRTPGGNLGEGIGDVVNLGWKLAAVLAGQAPAALLDSYNEERRPHNRRVAAHALDRSRRAQDTLAEIRAGGIPDDADLGPDATRRRAEIGDRLRRDHSGGEGVAFDERYDASSVIWYEPGQRETERPWRADVYEDDPRPGHRAPDGPVDPGGGTLYDRLGHSFGLLVLTEDRTVEHALVAEAAARGLPFTVVHLTDPAARALYGSPYVVLRPDQHVAWRGTRLPESGATAVLDHLLGHGGGPGTAPTTHEPAHEPVPAPAPSSAGV; from the coding sequence ATGACCGCACCCGCTCCAGCACCCGCACCGACGCCCGCCCCGGCGCTCTCCCCGACGGGCGGCCGCGACGTCCACACCGTCCGCTTCCCCTACGGGCCGCCCCCGGCCGCCGTCGACGTCCTGATCGTCGGCGCCGGGCCGGTCGGCCTCGCCGCCGCCGTGGAACTCACCCTCCGCGGCGTACGCACCGCCGTGATCGACCGGGCCCGCACCGCCACGCTCGTCCGCGCCGGCGCGATGGGCCACACCCCGCGCGTCGTCGAACACCTGCGCCGCTGGCAGCTCCTCCAGCGGGTCCGCGACGCCTGGACCTACCCACCGGAATGGCACCGCGGCATCCGGCTGGTCACCTCCCTGGCCGGCCATGAACTCCTCCCCACCCCCGCACCGTCGTTCACCGCCCGGCCCACCGGCACCCGGCACAGCCTCGACGAGGCACTGCGCCGCCCGCAGACCGTGTTCCAGCAGGTCTTCCTGGAGCGCCTCGCCGAACTCGGCACCGGCGTCCACGGCGGCCAGGAACTCACCGCCCTGCACGAGGACGCCGACGGCGTCGACGCCGAGGTCACCGACGTCACCACCGGCACCGTCCGTACCGTCCGCGCCGCCTACGTCCTGGGCACCGACGGCGGCGGCAGCACCACCCGCCGGCTGGCCGGCATCGGCCGCGAGGGCGAGTACGCGACCGAGAAGCGGCTGCGGCTGATCGTGCGCACCGGCGACATCTCCGCCCGCGTGGGCGCCGCCCCCAGCGCCACCAACATCGTCGTCAACCAGCGGGCGTCCGGCTTCCTCGCCGCCGTCAGCACCCGCGAATGGCGCGTCTACGCCGGTCCCTACCCGCTCGACCACGAACCCGACGAGAAGGAACTCCTCGACGTCGGACGGGCCGCCTTCGGATTCGACCTCGACCTCGAACTGGTCTCCGCGACGACCTTCTACCACGCCACCCGCATCGCCCGGACCTTCCGCCGCGGCCGGATCCTCCTGGCCGGCGACGCCGCCCACGTCCGCACCCCCGGCGGCAACCTCGGCGAGGGCATCGGCGACGTCGTCAACCTGGGCTGGAAACTGGCCGCCGTCCTCGCGGGCCAGGCCCCGGCCGCCCTGCTCGACTCCTACAACGAGGAACGCCGCCCCCACAACCGGCGCGTCGCCGCCCACGCCCTGGACCGCTCACGGCGCGCCCAGGACACCCTCGCCGAGATCCGCGCGGGCGGCATCCCCGACGACGCCGACCTCGGCCCCGACGCCACCCGGCGGCGCGCCGAGATCGGCGACCGGCTGCGCCGCGACCACTCCGGCGGCGAGGGCGTCGCCTTCGACGAGCGCTACGACGCGTCCTCCGTCATCTGGTACGAGCCCGGCCAGCGGGAGACCGAACGGCCCTGGCGCGCCGACGTGTACGAGGACGACCCACGCCCCGGCCACCGCGCCCCCGACGGCCCCGTGGACCCCGGCGGCGGCACCCTGTACGACCGGCTCGGCCACTCCTTCGGCCTGCTCGTCCTCACCGAGGACCGCACCGTCGAGCACGCGCTCGTCGCCGAGGCCGCCGCCCGCGGCCTGCCGTTCACGGTCGTCCACCTCACCGACCCGGCCGCCCGCGCCCTGTACGGCAGCCCCTACGTCGTCCTCCGCCCCGACCAGCACGTCGCCTGGCGCGGCACCCGCCTGCCCGAGTCCGGCGCCACGGCCGTACTCGACCACCTGCTCGGCCACGGCGGCGGCCCCGGCACGGCCCCCACCACCCATGAGCCGGCACATGAACCCGTGCCCGCACCCGCCCCGTCTTCCGCTGGAGTATGA
- a CDS encoding alpha/beta hydrolase — translation MTEYTDHHGPEGLLVRGTVVVVPGRGETRATYGRFGRRLAADAYRVRVVDAPRPDAADPEGALTRFAALVADAVAGAAGAEGVAEPVVLVGADSGAAAVAALLAREERFLPAGRPHAVVLAGLPGPDTAFTGGGWDDELDARTSCPAHRGTLTGDEQVRRGSLGEPVPGALLDAAYGGDIAVPVLLLAGDADPLADHPALARLAKALPKARLSVVRGAHHDVLNDLQHRSVAAEVVTFLETLRNELRPLVAVESSAW, via the coding sequence ATGACCGAGTACACCGACCACCACGGCCCCGAGGGCCTGCTCGTCCGGGGCACGGTCGTCGTGGTGCCGGGGCGGGGGGAGACCCGGGCGACCTACGGGCGGTTCGGCCGGCGGCTCGCCGCCGACGCCTACCGGGTGCGGGTGGTCGACGCCCCGCGGCCGGACGCCGCGGATCCGGAGGGCGCCCTGACCCGGTTCGCCGCGCTCGTGGCGGACGCGGTGGCGGGCGCCGCCGGTGCGGAGGGCGTCGCCGAACCCGTCGTCCTGGTCGGCGCGGACTCCGGTGCCGCGGCCGTCGCCGCGCTGCTCGCCCGTGAGGAGCGGTTCCTCCCCGCCGGGCGGCCGCACGCCGTCGTCCTCGCGGGCCTGCCCGGCCCCGACACCGCCTTCACCGGCGGCGGTTGGGACGACGAACTCGACGCCCGCACCTCCTGCCCCGCGCACCGCGGCACGCTCACCGGGGACGAGCAGGTCCGCCGCGGCTCCCTCGGCGAACCCGTGCCCGGGGCGCTGCTCGACGCCGCCTACGGCGGGGACATCGCCGTACCCGTGCTGCTCCTGGCCGGGGACGCCGATCCGCTCGCCGACCACCCCGCGCTCGCCCGGCTCGCCAAGGCGCTGCCCAAGGCCCGGCTCTCGGTGGTCCGCGGCGCCCACCACGACGTCCTCAACGACCTCCAGCACCGGTCGGTCGCGGCGGAGGTCGTCACGTTCCTGGAGACCCTGCGCAATGAACTGCGGCCCCTGGTCGCGGTGGAGTCGAGCGCGTGGTGA
- the ssuE gene encoding NADPH-dependent FMN reductase, giving the protein MPAVLSVSGSPSATSRTTGLLRHLDDRLRLQGHEVTTLDVRTLPADALLGADFAHPAIVRAAALFERADGIVIGTPVYKAAYSGLLKALLDLLPQYALTGKTVLPLATGGSTAHVLAIDYALRPVLTSMGAAHIVPGWFTVDKDVTLGADGTATVAPAAAEALAGVTDTFSAALHARRPAVALASTA; this is encoded by the coding sequence ATGCCCGCCGTCCTGTCCGTGTCCGGAAGCCCTTCCGCCACCTCCCGCACCACCGGCCTGCTGCGCCACCTCGACGACCGCCTCCGGCTCCAGGGGCACGAGGTGACCACGCTGGACGTCCGCACCCTTCCCGCCGACGCCCTGCTCGGCGCCGACTTCGCCCACCCGGCGATCGTCCGGGCGGCGGCCCTGTTCGAGCGGGCCGACGGGATCGTCATCGGCACGCCCGTCTACAAGGCCGCCTACTCGGGGCTGCTGAAGGCGCTGCTCGACCTGCTCCCGCAGTACGCCCTGACCGGCAAGACCGTCCTGCCGCTGGCCACCGGCGGGAGCACGGCCCATGTCCTGGCCATCGACTACGCGCTGCGTCCGGTGCTCACCTCGATGGGGGCCGCGCACATCGTGCCGGGCTGGTTCACCGTCGACAAGGACGTCACGCTCGGCGCGGACGGTACGGCGACGGTGGCGCCGGCCGCCGCCGAGGCCCTGGCCGGGGTCACGGACACCTTCTCCGCCGCGCTCCACGCCCGCCGTCCGGCGGTGGCCCTGGCCTCCACGGCCTGA